The Rana temporaria chromosome 13, aRanTem1.1, whole genome shotgun sequence genome has a window encoding:
- the LOC120920245 gene encoding Fc receptor-like A, which yields MTVRCDTRLDPLRGGIELHFAFYRDGRTVQEFSVSDNHRVEDSGNYTCEVRTASDTVRKMSDEIYIHITQKHDYTMQNIIRLVISGFVLSAAVCFTYFHNKW from the exons ATGACAGTGAGATGTGACACCAGACTGGATCCACTCAGAGGCGGCATAGAGCTGCACTTTGCCTTCTACAGAGATGGACGGACTGTGCAGGAATTCAGTGTATCCGATAATCACAgagtggaggattctgggaattataCTTGTGAAGTGAGGACGGCATCTGACACTGTGAGGAAGATGAGTGATGAGATCTATATCCACATAACGCAGAAACATG ATTACACGATGCAGAATATAATACGACTGGTGATCTCTGGATTTGTATTATCTGCTGCTGTATGTTTCACCTACTTCCATAACAAGTGGTAG